TCAGGCCACCCATTTCTTGATCATTCTTTCAATGTCATTGGAAACAACGGGTTTGAGCAAAAGGTCGTCCATGTCTGATTTCAGATTGCCATCATCATCGCGCTGAAGTACATTTCCGCTCAGACCAATTACTGGCGGAACGTCTACGTATCGTCTCTTTATTTCTGTAGTGGCTTCAAGTCCGTCCATTTCGGGCATTTGAATGTCCATGAAAACAATGTCGTATTTGCTCTTTTCAAAGTTTTCTACAGCCTGCTTGCCATTGGAAAGGACATCCACTTTACAGCCCATTCGCTGTAGCATGATCTTAAATGCCTGCTGATTGATGAGATTGTCTTCAACCAATAGGACTTTCGTTCCCTGAACGGAAGATTTTATCGGTTTTGAAGTAACTTTGGAAATTGGTTTCAGTTCAATTGAGTTCAACCGAATCGGAAGAGAGAGCCAAAATGTACTTCCGGTGCCAACCGTACTTTCCACACCGATCTTGCCCCCTAAAAGCTGCATCAGTTTTTTACTTATCGAAAGTCCCAACCCAGTTCCTTCCAGATTCTGTGCTGTAGTGTGCTGTAATTGAGAGAAGTCTTGGAACAGTTTTTTCTGGTCTTCCTTCGGTATTCCTTGCCCAGTGTCGGCCACCTTTATCAGCAATAGATTATCCGCATCTACTTCAACTGAAACAGAAACAGATCCTTTGTCTGTGAATTTGATGGCGTTGCGAACAAGGTTAGAAAGAACTTGGGTGAGCCGTCTACGGTCGGTGTCAAGTTGAACCTCGTTTTTTAGCGTACTGAAGTTCAGTGACAATCCTTTGGTTTTCGCCTCTGGTTCATATCGTTCGGCAATTGTTTCAATCAATTGCGATAGATGGAACGACTCAAGCTGAAGCTTCACTTTACCAGCCTCAAGTTCAGACAGGTTCAGCACATCGTTTACAATGGAGCGAAGGTCTTTACTTGCATCCAGAATATTCTCTAGTTTCGATTTTTGGTCAGTCGTTAACTTTGAACTGAGCAAGATCTCGCTCAGACCCATTATTCCATTTAATGGAGTTCGGATTTCGTGGCTCATGCTTGCGAGGAAATCTGAACGGAACTTCAGTGAGTTTTCCGCTACTTGCTTAGCCTGAAAGAGCTGTTGCGATTTTTTCTGTTCTGAGATATCGATGATCGTTCCAAGATATCCGCGGTATTCGCCCAAATGATTGAACAGTGGTTGAGCTTGTTCTAATACATGAAGCGCATTCCCGTTTGGTCGCTTGAACCGATATTCCATTGAAAAGGGTTTCTTGTTCTTTTCAACCGCCTTCCATGATGATTTTACACGTGCTCTGTCTTCCGTATGAATGTTTTCAGTCCAAGAACCATCTAAGATGGAGGTGAGGTCTGTTCCGATGATGAGCTGCAAACTTTCGTTCACGTAGGTTGCATTTCCGTTTTCATCAACCTGATAAATTCCAACGGGAAGCAATGATGCCAGTTTTCTGAACTTTGACTCGTTCTCTTTCAGCGCTTTCTCGGCCTTTTTTCTATCCGTTATATCAATTGACCAAATGCTCAATCGATCTGATTCTCCATTCGAATTAACAACTGGATTGATATGACGATCGAACCAATAATCTTTGCCGTTGATGTTGAAATGCTTTTCGACCTGAACTTTTCTGCCAGAAAAGGCACGTTCTGTTTCTATTCTGAATTGAACCAGATTCTCTTTCGAGGTTATGTCCAAAACGCTCATGCCCACTTTCAGTTCAATGCCAAACTGTTCTTTAATAATGGCAAAAGCAGCCTGATTGAATGCAAGAACATTCAATTTTCGATCAACCAGATAGAATGTTTGAGAACTACTGTCGAACACGGCACGTAAATTCTCTTCAGACCGTTTAACGTCTTTTTCCGCCTTTTTCTTGTCCGTGATATCGAAAGCCCAAATGGAAACCATTTTTTTCTTTCCAACGCTGTGTTTTACAGGTGTAAAACGTACCTCAATGACGTTGTTTTCAAGCCCTGGTTTTTCGAGTTCGACAGAAACTGAGCCACCGCCACGGGCCACTTTTATACCGTTCAGAAACTCTTGCTTCCAATCTGGATGAATACATTTTATGATGTTCTGGCCATACGGATCCAGTTCGTTCGGCATGGTTGCAATCATGGCTGGCGCCATCAGATTGCAGCTCATTATCCTGTCGTCATCATCAAGAAGAATGAAACCTTGCGAGCTGTTGTGGTTAATAGCCTGAAGAACCTGTGTTTTCTCAGAGGCTTGGCGTTCGGTCCGCTTCAGGTCTGAAATGTTCTTGTAAGAGTAGATCACACCTGCGGCCGTTCCTTGATCATTGAGTAGTGGGCTGAATCTACCTTCAACCCAAATTTCATCTGCTGAATTATCAGGTTTCTTTACTCGCTGTTCCGTGCTGATTGTACGTCCGTTCAGCGCTGTGTTGAAGTTGCGGATAAAACGTTTGTTCTGATGTTGGTCAACGTAATCCCAATAAGAATTGCCGGTTTTAAGTTCTTCCTGAAAGAAACCGAACATTTCCTTAGCCGCACGGGCATTGAACCACAAGATTCGGAATTCATGGTCTAGAATGATCACGCTACGCGAAGTGTGGTCGAGCAACGACCTCATTTCGGCACTTGGTGCCAACGATTTGAATTCTCGATCTTTAGAACTATTTCCCTTCATCATCCATCCGAACGCGTGCGTCCGTAGAATCATTGTACGGTAAAGATGGTCAAATGTTCAAGTTTTCGACCAATCGACTGCTGGCACTTATGAAGCCCTTCTTCTGGCCTTTTCCTTGACGATCAGCGATAATTCCCTGCCTGTTTGGCCCGCAATGGAAGTGTTTTCCTCAGCTCTTCGAATCAGGTAAGGCATTACTTCTAAAATAGGACCGTAGGGAACGTATTTGACCACATTGTAGTGGTTTGCTGCAAGATTGAAACTGATGTTGTCGCTCATTCCATATAACTGCGCGAAGAACACGCGCGCATCATCAGTATTCAGCTTCTTTTCTGCCATCAGTTCGGTCAGGTATTTTGAGCTGAATTCGTTGTGCGTGCCGGCAATCAACTGAACTTCAGGGTAATTGTCGATGCAGAATTTTAGTGCCAGATCGTAGTCGCGGTCGGTTTCTTGTTTGGTTTTATGAATTGGTGATGGATAACCTTGCTGTTTGGCGCGTTCGCGTTCCTTTTCCATGTATGCACCACGCACCAACTTCACACCCAATTTGTATCCGTTTTTCTTGGCTTTTTCCAAACTGTCTTTCAAAAACTGAAGACGGTCGGTTCGGTAGAGTTGGATGGTGTTGTAAATCATCACTTTTTCTCGATTATGCTGCTGCATCTGCTCTTCCACCAGGTCATCAATTGCAGTTTGAAACCATGTTTCTTCCGCATCAACCAGAATGGGAACGTTATTGTCTGTAGCGGTCTGACAGATCTGCTTGATGCGCTCGGTTGCCTTCTCCCATTCTACGGATTCACTTGCACTGAAAACTCCTTTAGCGTTCTTTTTTGCCAATAGTCTGTTGGGCAGTACGGCTGTAGGTTTGAACACGGAAAATGGTACGCGTGGGTCTGTTTTTCCAGTTGCATTGGCTGCAATGATCTCTTTTGCCGCTTCGTCCAATTCAGTGGCAGATTCTTTTCCTTCCGAAGAGTAATCGAGAAGTGAGTAAACGCCAGAACGATGCAAACGCGCAATGGTCGGTTCGCAGTCGCTTATTTTTTCTCCACCACAGAAATGGTTGAATACCGTTGATCGGATAATTCCTTTGATAGGCAGATGAAGTGCCAAACCGATCTTGAGCAAGGTTTTTCCTGCGCTGACCAAGGTTTGGTTGCCAACCAACTTGAACAGAAGATGAGCTCTGTTCAGTTCCTGATCTGTTCTGTCAGCAAAAGCGATTTTGGTGTCTTCAAACGAGATCATTCGGTCGGTGATTTGATGCGGCAAATATAGTTTGGCGTTTGCTTGGAAAGCCATGTTTTGATGGAACTGCTGATGTGGGCTATTTGAGCCGCGTTAGGGATGGAAGCGACATCCTTTTTCTCATTGGGCGGGCATTTGCGCAGGCGGAAAAAGATATAGCGGACAGCCCGGCCGCGCTTGCGAAGCCGCGCGGAAACGCCCATAAGATGTGTTTAACATTTCATTAACAGCTGGCCTTAAGGCTGTTCTGTAATTTTGGAATGTATTTTGAATGAAGCACTCACGTTTTACTAATTAAATCAATCATCATCATGAAAAAAACAATGTTGTTATTGGCAATGGTCGTAGGATCTTTTGCTTACGTTTCTGCTCAAGTAGCTGGTCCACAAATTGAGTTTGAAAGAATTGAGCACGATTACGGTACAATTGACCAAGGAGGTAACGGTGCTACGGAATTCGTTTTTACGAATACAGGAACTGAGCCGTTGATCATTTCAAAAGCAAAAGGATCTTGTGGTTGCACGGTTCCAGAATGGCCAAAAGAACCAATTGCTCCAGGTGCTAAGTCTTCTATCAAAGTGAAGTATGACACTAAGCGCGTTGGACCTATCAGCAAGTCTGTGACCATTACTTCTAACTCTGTTGATAACAGCACTGCGCTGTTGAAGATCAAAGGAACAGTGAACGCGGTTCCAACTGAATCTGATTCTCCAGAAATGAAGAGTATTGAAGGAGCAACTCCTGTTGAGGAATAAGCTAAATTAAACTTTCAGAGTGAATTGAAAAGTCCCGATTATTGTCGGGACTTTTTTATGCTTAAAAATTAGCAATGCCACGTTTATCGTTGAAGGGGCAAATGATGCCCGAATCGCCAATTAGAAAGTTGGTTCCTTATGCCACAGCTGCGAAAGCGAGAGGCATAAAAGTGTATCATTTGAACATTGGCCAGCCGGATATTGAAACGCCAGAAGTGGCGCTGAATGCGATCAGAAATATTGATCGAAAGGTTATTGAGTACAGCAATTCGGAAGGCTACGCAAGCTACCGAACGAGTCTTGCTAAGTATTACAGAAGTGTGGGAATTGAACTGGAAGATTCTGACATCATGGTAACAACTGGCGGTTCTGAGGCCCTGATCTTCGGTTTTATGAGCTGTATGGATCCGGGCGATGAGATCATTATTCCTGAACCGTTCTATGCCAATTACAACGGATTTGCCACGATGGCAGGATTGAACGTAAAACCGATAACCGCCAAGATTGAAGATGGTTTTGCTTTGCCACCGATCTCTGAATTTGAACGAAGAATTACGGAGAATACGCGCGCCATTCTTATCTGTAATCCAGGAAATCCGACAGGAACATTGTATGGGAAAGAAAGCCTTGAGGCTTTGGCCAAATTGGTGAAGAAATACGATCTGTTTCTGTTTGCTGATGAAGTTTACCGCGAATTCTGCTACGATAGTGCCATTCCATTTTCGTGCATGAATTTGGAAGGAATTGAGAATAATGTGGTAATGGTTGATAGTGTGAGCAAGCGCTACAGCATGTGTGGTGCAAGGGTTGGTGCGTTGGTTTCGAGAAACAAGGAAATGATGGCCAATGCACTCAAATTTGCGCAAGCGCGATTAAGTCCGCCAACACTTGGGCAAATTGCTGGCGAAGCTGCGTTGAATACGCCTCAGTCGTATTTCGACCGTGTGAAAGAGGAGTACATGCAAAGGCGAAACACCTTGGTTGATGGGCTGAACGCGATTGATGGCGTGACGTGTCCGAAACCTGCAGGTGCCTTCTACGCCATGGCACAACTGCCTGTGGAAAGTGGAGATGATTTCTGCCAATGGATGTTGGAGGAGTTCAGCTACGAAGGCGAAACTGTGATGATGGCACCCGGAAGCGGCTTCTACTCAACGCGCGCCTATGGCGAAAAGCAAGTCCGTATTGCCTATGTTCTTAACGAAGAAGATCTGAAACGCTCTATTAAGATTATTGACGAAGCGTTGAAGGTTTATCCTGATAGAACGAACTAAGGATAGACCAAATACTTCTCTCTCATTGTTTTGAAAGTAGCTAGGTCAGCCTGCCATGATTCACGTATTTCCTCAGCAGATTTTCCTGCCATGATCTGCTCTCTCAATTGCGATGAGCCAGCCAAAAGATCAAAGAATTTCTTGTCGAAGAACTTGTCTTTTTCCGGATACGCTTGATAGGTAGAAATAAGCCATTCTAAGTTCATTTTGGCCAAGTTGTGAAGACTATCTTCGGTCAAGACTGAAAGGTCGGTTCCTGCACAATCTATTCCTTCGAATTTCGGATCGGTGGCCACACCTTTGATGTCTTTTGGAGTGAAATTGGTGTTTCCATTAGGCATTTTCGGATAGCCGAATTGTTGAAAAGGTTTGTCTGTTCCGCGGCCTTCACTCACCACTGTTCCTTCAAAATAGCAAATGCTAGGGTAGAGGTAAATTGCTTTTTGATTTGGCAAATTAGGCGATGGAGGAACAGGTAATTCATAGGCTTCGTTTCGAGAATAATGCTCCATTTCTATCACGGATAGTTCGCATTTCACTCCGTTTTTCAGCCAGCCTTCGCCATTCACCATTTTGGCATATTCGCCCACAGTCATTCCGTGAACCACTGGAATTTCATGTAATCCTACAAATGAGGAGAATTCCTTTTTCAGAACTGGGCCATCAACGTAACGTCCATTCGGATTCGGACGGTCAAGAATCATCATTGGAATTCCGTTTTCTGCACAGGCTTCCATGATGTAACTCATCGTGCTGATGTAGGTGTAAAATCGTGCTCCAACATCTTGGATATCAAAGATCACTAGCTCCAATCCTTCCAGTTGCTTGGCTGATGGCTTGTAATTGCTTCCATAAAGTGAAACGATCGGAAGGCCCGTTTTCGGGTCTTTGCTGTCCGTGATCTTCTCGCCCGCACTAGCATTTCCACGAAAACCGTGCTCAGGTGCAAAAGCGCATGTTACATTCACTCCC
The DNA window shown above is from Flavobacteriales bacterium and carries:
- a CDS encoding proline dehydrogenase family protein — its product is MISFEDTKIAFADRTDQELNRAHLLFKLVGNQTLVSAGKTLLKIGLALHLPIKGIIRSTVFNHFCGGEKISDCEPTIARLHRSGVYSLLDYSSEGKESATELDEAAKEIIAANATGKTDPRVPFSVFKPTAVLPNRLLAKKNAKGVFSASESVEWEKATERIKQICQTATDNNVPILVDAEETWFQTAIDDLVEEQMQQHNREKVMIYNTIQLYRTDRLQFLKDSLEKAKKNGYKLGVKLVRGAYMEKERERAKQQGYPSPIHKTKQETDRDYDLALKFCIDNYPEVQLIAGTHNEFSSKYLTELMAEKKLNTDDARVFFAQLYGMSDNISFNLAANHYNVVKYVPYGPILEVMPYLIRRAEENTSIAGQTGRELSLIVKEKARRRAS
- a CDS encoding PAS domain S-box protein; the encoded protein is MILRTHAFGWMMKGNSSKDREFKSLAPSAEMRSLLDHTSRSVIILDHEFRILWFNARAAKEMFGFFQEELKTGNSYWDYVDQHQNKRFIRNFNTALNGRTISTEQRVKKPDNSADEIWVEGRFSPLLNDQGTAAGVIYSYKNISDLKRTERQASEKTQVLQAINHNSSQGFILLDDDDRIMSCNLMAPAMIATMPNELDPYGQNIIKCIHPDWKQEFLNGIKVARGGGSVSVELEKPGLENNVIEVRFTPVKHSVGKKKMVSIWAFDITDKKKAEKDVKRSEENLRAVFDSSSQTFYLVDRKLNVLAFNQAAFAIIKEQFGIELKVGMSVLDITSKENLVQFRIETERAFSGRKVQVEKHFNINGKDYWFDRHINPVVNSNGESDRLSIWSIDITDRKKAEKALKENESKFRKLASLLPVGIYQVDENGNATYVNESLQLIIGTDLTSILDGSWTENIHTEDRARVKSSWKAVEKNKKPFSMEYRFKRPNGNALHVLEQAQPLFNHLGEYRGYLGTIIDISEQKKSQQLFQAKQVAENSLKFRSDFLASMSHEIRTPLNGIMGLSEILLSSKLTTDQKSKLENILDASKDLRSIVNDVLNLSELEAGKVKLQLESFHLSQLIETIAERYEPEAKTKGLSLNFSTLKNEVQLDTDRRRLTQVLSNLVRNAIKFTDKGSVSVSVEVDADNLLLIKVADTGQGIPKEDQKKLFQDFSQLQHTTAQNLEGTGLGLSISKKLMQLLGGKIGVESTVGTGSTFWLSLPIRLNSIELKPISKVTSKPIKSSVQGTKVLLVEDNLINQQAFKIMLQRMGCKVDVLSNGKQAVENFEKSKYDIVFMDIQMPEMDGLEATTEIKRRYVDVPPVIGLSGNVLQRDDDGNLKSDMDDLLLKPVVSNDIERMIKKWVA
- a CDS encoding DUF1573 domain-containing protein; translation: MKKTMLLLAMVVGSFAYVSAQVAGPQIEFERIEHDYGTIDQGGNGATEFVFTNTGTEPLIISKAKGSCGCTVPEWPKEPIAPGAKSSIKVKYDTKRVGPISKSVTITSNSVDNSTALLKIKGTVNAVPTESDSPEMKSIEGATPVEE
- a CDS encoding DUF1343 domain-containing protein, with protein sequence MAKTIKYLLTVLWLSSCGQPVPAPPPASVESSAEEVSKLMRLGAERTEAYLPLLEGKSVGVVANQTSLIRQTHLVDTLLALGVNVTCAFAPEHGFRGNASAGEKITDSKDPKTGLPIVSLYGSNYKPSAKQLEGLELVIFDIQDVGARFYTYISTMSYIMEACAENGIPMMILDRPNPNGRYVDGPVLKKEFSSFVGLHEIPVVHGMTVGEYAKMVNGEGWLKNGVKCELSVIEMEHYSRNEAYELPVPPSPNLPNQKAIYLYPSICYFEGTVVSEGRGTDKPFQQFGYPKMPNGNTNFTPKDIKGVATDPKFEGIDCAGTDLSVLTEDSLHNLAKMNLEWLISTYQAYPEKDKFFDKKFFDLLAGSSQLREQIMAGKSAEEIRESWQADLATFKTMREKYLVYP
- a CDS encoding pyridoxal phosphate-dependent aminotransferase — protein: MPRLSLKGQMMPESPIRKLVPYATAAKARGIKVYHLNIGQPDIETPEVALNAIRNIDRKVIEYSNSEGYASYRTSLAKYYRSVGIELEDSDIMVTTGGSEALIFGFMSCMDPGDEIIIPEPFYANYNGFATMAGLNVKPITAKIEDGFALPPISEFERRITENTRAILICNPGNPTGTLYGKESLEALAKLVKKYDLFLFADEVYREFCYDSAIPFSCMNLEGIENNVVMVDSVSKRYSMCGARVGALVSRNKEMMANALKFAQARLSPPTLGQIAGEAALNTPQSYFDRVKEEYMQRRNTLVDGLNAIDGVTCPKPAGAFYAMAQLPVESGDDFCQWMLEEFSYEGETVMMAPGSGFYSTRAYGEKQVRIAYVLNEEDLKRSIKIIDEALKVYPDRTN